The following coding sequences are from one Gossypium raimondii isolate GPD5lz chromosome 4, ASM2569854v1, whole genome shotgun sequence window:
- the LOC105780492 gene encoding transmembrane emp24 domain-containing protein p24delta3 codes for MSGNAELRRLVMFQAVLLVVLMLALSNAPVGDAIWLNVPPTGTKCVSEEIQSNVVVLSDYVVVSDDHGHVPTISAKVTSPYGNNLHHKENVTHGQFAFTTQEAGNYLACFWTDSHTRGAGEVSVNIEWKTGIAAKDWESVARKEKIEGVELELRKLEGAVEAIHENLLYLRDREAEMRTTSENTNSRVAWFSIMSLGICIVVSGSQIWYLKRYFQKKKLI; via the exons ATGTCGGGAAATGCTGAATTGCGGCGGTTGGTGATGTTCCAGGCGGTGCTATTAGTGGTATTGATGTTAGCTTTGAGTAATGCTCCGGTCGGTGACGCCATATGGTTGAACGTTCCTCCGACTGGCACTAAGTGTGTTTCGGAGGAAATCCAGAGCAACGTCGTCGTTTTGTCTGACTACGTCGTTGTTTCCGACGATCACGGTCACGTCCCTACCATTTCGGCCAAG GTGACATCCCCTTATGGGAACAATCTTCATCACAAGGAGAATGTGACACACGGTCAATTCGCATTCACTACTCAGGAGGCTGGCAATTACTTAGCATGTTTCTGGACAGACAGCCATACTCGTGGGGCCGGAGAAGTTAGTGTCAACATTGAATGGAAAACTGGTATTGCAGCTAAAGACTGGGAGTCAGTGgccagaaaagaaaaaattgag GGTGTTGAGCTGGAGCTGAGGAAACTTGAAGGAGCGGTGGAGGCCATTCACGAGAATTTACTCTATCTGAGGGACAG AGAAGCAGAAATGAGGACAACGAGTGAAAACACAAACTCTAGAGTCGCGTGGTTCAGTATCATGTCTTTGGGTATTTGCATCGTGGTGTCAGGTTCACAAATTTGGTACTTGAAGCGTTACTTCCAAAAGAAGAAGCTTATCTAA
- the LOC105780238 gene encoding uncharacterized protein LOC105780238 isoform X1: MGKNEDPNLQQREQQSIESRNNEGYHQGFFFYGRFWMVFSSFTNEFNFRCVFILFLSLSVLLPGIFWIFPFRSIKSGFDAKQAIKLSAPVHAYFTLKKPVSELVQHIQKLEYDIYEEIGVPDTKVAILSMHQSSVPNSTYVVFGVLPDPVNRLINQISLSVLRESLIELFLRHSNLTLTTSIFGQPSKFEILKFPGGITITPLQSASIFQKTQILFNFTLYNSISEIDDKFMELMDQLQYGLHLRSYENLFVQITNINGSTMSSPVIVQASIMSNGFSSLLPQRLKQLAQTITGSPAKNLGLNNSVFGRVKSISLSSYLNGTLHPTPPPTPSPAPSPGLLIAPSPISSPAHSPAPSPKEHHLPPCPNCKSPAPSSHSPLRSPGPGSGSYPTFPPLVSPAPSSAATQPPPPCYLPRPHPSQTSNHQPVMSPRSKLSPNLPPLPSLSYGSRPDQGMNGMKGPVSAPPAQSPSSIATSVLPKQLWLLAFLGFLTFHLHL, encoded by the exons ATGGGGAAAAATGAAGACCCAAATCTACAACAAAGGGAACAACAAAGTATTGAATCAAGGAACAATGAAGGGTATCATCAAGGGTTCTTCTTTTATGGGAGATTTTGGATGGTTTTTTCAAGCTTTACGAATGAGTTCAATTTCAGATGTGTTTTCATTTTGTTCCTCAGTTTATCAGTGTTATTGCCTGGGATCTTTTGGATCTTCCCTTTTCGTTCTATAAAATCTGGGTTTGATGCTAAACAAGCTATTAAGCTCAGTG CTCCGGTTCATGCATACTTTACGCTAAAGAAACCAGTGTCCGAGCTTGTTCAGCACATTCAAAAGTTGGAGTATGATATATATGAAGAAATAGGTGTTCCGGATACTAAG GTGGCTATCTTATCCATGCACCAGTCCAGTGTGCCTAACTCGACGTATGTAGTGTTTGGTGTTCTTCCCGATCCCGTAAATAGACTGATAAACCAAATATCCCTAAGCGTGCTGAGAGAGTCTTTAATCGAGCTGTTCCTCCGACACTCCAATCTGACTTTGACAACCTCCATTTTTGGACAGCCTTCTAAGTTTGAGATTTTAAAGTTTCCCGGGGGGATCACTATAACCCCCTTACAATCCGCTTCGATCTTTCAAAAAACCCAGATTCTATTCAATTTTACTTTGTATAATTCGATATCTGAAATAGATGACAAATTCATGGAGTTAATGGATCAGCTACAATATGGATTGCATTTGAGGTCTTATGAG AATTTGTTTGTGCAAATAACAAACATAAATGGATCCACGATGTCCTCTCCGGTCATAGTTCAAGCTTCTATTATGTCGAATGGTTTCAGTAGCCTTTTGCCTCAGAGATTAAAGCAGTTGGCTCAAACCATCACCGGCTCTCCTGCGAAGAATCTTGGTCTTAATAATTCGGTTTTCGGTAGAGTTAAAAGCATTAGCTTATCGTCTTATCTGAATGGTACACTTCATCCTACTCCTCCTCCCACTCCTTCACCAGCTCCATCTCCAGGGCTGTTGATAGCCCCCAGTCCTATATCTTCACCGGCTCACTCTCCAGCACCATCACCCAAGGAACATCATCTTCCGCCTTGTCCCAACTGCAAATCTCCTGCTCCTTCCAGTCATAGCCCTTTGCGTTCACCAGGTCCGGGGAGTGGTTCCTACCCTACTTTTCCTCCTTTGGTTTCTCCTGCACCGTCTAGTGCAGCAACCCAACCCCCTCCTCCTTGTTATTTACCAAGACCTCACCCTAGCCAAACTTCTAACCACCAACCTGTAATGAGTCCTCGATCAAAGTTGTCCCCAAATCTACCACCTTTACCTTCACTGTCTTACGGCTCTCGTCCAGACCAGGGTATGAACGGTATGAAAGGTCCAGTTTCTGCACCACCTGCGCAATCTCCATCAT CTATAGCAACAAGTGTTCTGCCCAAGCAACTCTGGTTATTGGCATTCTTAGGATTCTTGACCTTTCATCTCCATTTATGA
- the LOC105780238 gene encoding leucine-rich repeat extensin-like protein 3 isoform X2, translating to MLNKLLSSVLKLISKLLITKKNGDILQHHVPLSPVHAYFTLKKPVSELVQHIQKLEYDIYEEIGVPDTKVAILSMHQSSVPNSTYVVFGVLPDPVNRLINQISLSVLRESLIELFLRHSNLTLTTSIFGQPSKFEILKFPGGITITPLQSASIFQKTQILFNFTLYNSISEIDDKFMELMDQLQYGLHLRSYENLFVQITNINGSTMSSPVIVQASIMSNGFSSLLPQRLKQLAQTITGSPAKNLGLNNSVFGRVKSISLSSYLNGTLHPTPPPTPSPAPSPGLLIAPSPISSPAHSPAPSPKEHHLPPCPNCKSPAPSSHSPLRSPGPGSGSYPTFPPLVSPAPSSAATQPPPPCYLPRPHPSQTSNHQPVMSPRSKLSPNLPPLPSLSYGSRPDQGMNGMKGPVSAPPAQSPSSIATSVLPKQLWLLAFLGFLTFHLHL from the exons ATGCTAAACAAGCTATTAAGCTCAGTG CTTAAATTGATAAGCAAGTTGTTGatcacaaagaaaaatggtgatATTTTGCAACATCATGTACCACTTT CTCCGGTTCATGCATACTTTACGCTAAAGAAACCAGTGTCCGAGCTTGTTCAGCACATTCAAAAGTTGGAGTATGATATATATGAAGAAATAGGTGTTCCGGATACTAAG GTGGCTATCTTATCCATGCACCAGTCCAGTGTGCCTAACTCGACGTATGTAGTGTTTGGTGTTCTTCCCGATCCCGTAAATAGACTGATAAACCAAATATCCCTAAGCGTGCTGAGAGAGTCTTTAATCGAGCTGTTCCTCCGACACTCCAATCTGACTTTGACAACCTCCATTTTTGGACAGCCTTCTAAGTTTGAGATTTTAAAGTTTCCCGGGGGGATCACTATAACCCCCTTACAATCCGCTTCGATCTTTCAAAAAACCCAGATTCTATTCAATTTTACTTTGTATAATTCGATATCTGAAATAGATGACAAATTCATGGAGTTAATGGATCAGCTACAATATGGATTGCATTTGAGGTCTTATGAG AATTTGTTTGTGCAAATAACAAACATAAATGGATCCACGATGTCCTCTCCGGTCATAGTTCAAGCTTCTATTATGTCGAATGGTTTCAGTAGCCTTTTGCCTCAGAGATTAAAGCAGTTGGCTCAAACCATCACCGGCTCTCCTGCGAAGAATCTTGGTCTTAATAATTCGGTTTTCGGTAGAGTTAAAAGCATTAGCTTATCGTCTTATCTGAATGGTACACTTCATCCTACTCCTCCTCCCACTCCTTCACCAGCTCCATCTCCAGGGCTGTTGATAGCCCCCAGTCCTATATCTTCACCGGCTCACTCTCCAGCACCATCACCCAAGGAACATCATCTTCCGCCTTGTCCCAACTGCAAATCTCCTGCTCCTTCCAGTCATAGCCCTTTGCGTTCACCAGGTCCGGGGAGTGGTTCCTACCCTACTTTTCCTCCTTTGGTTTCTCCTGCACCGTCTAGTGCAGCAACCCAACCCCCTCCTCCTTGTTATTTACCAAGACCTCACCCTAGCCAAACTTCTAACCACCAACCTGTAATGAGTCCTCGATCAAAGTTGTCCCCAAATCTACCACCTTTACCTTCACTGTCTTACGGCTCTCGTCCAGACCAGGGTATGAACGGTATGAAAGGTCCAGTTTCTGCACCACCTGCGCAATCTCCATCAT CTATAGCAACAAGTGTTCTGCCCAAGCAACTCTGGTTATTGGCATTCTTAGGATTCTTGACCTTTCATCTCCATTTATGA
- the LOC105779289 gene encoding E3 ubiquitin-protein ligase RZF1, whose protein sequence is MSLSLEPYTNIDFGRRIRWESGPENGPWITLSFVEPPDQQPSNAGIEGAPPATASAIGALPMVKISESHVTNTMHCPICKDEFEIGGEARELPCKHLYHSDCIVPWLNIHNTCPVCRYEIDNESGNAPGDYEMNEIDRGDVGLGVEDLANGLTWLRTWLLSSRPLRVFSHWTRGYLDSLGSMINGNNFSQKASSWWRSWLIL, encoded by the exons ATGTCTCTAAGCCTTGAACCCTATACAAATATTGATTTTGGTCGAAGAATTCGATGGGAATCGGGTCCCGAAAATGGACCTTGGATCACTCTCAGTTTCGTtgaaccaccagaccagcaacCGAGTAATGCAGGCATTGAAGGGGCTCCCCCTGCAACTGCTTCAGCCATTGGAGCATTGCCAATGGTGAAAATCAGTGAAAGCCATGTTACCAACACCATGCATTGCCCCATTTGCAAGGATGAGTTCGAGATCGGTGGAGAAGCGAGAGAGTTACCGTGCAAGCATTTGTATCACTCGGATTGTATCGTGCCATGGTTGAACATCCACAACACGTGCCCCGTTTGTCGGTACGAGATCGACAATGAGTCTGGTAACGCTCCTGGTGACTACGAAATGAATGAGATTGATCGTGGGGATGTCGGTCTTGGTGTTGAAGATTTGGCAAATGGCTTAACTTGGTTGCGGACTTGGTTGCTCTCTTCGAGGCCTCTTCGTGTGTTCTCTCATTGGACTCGCGGATATCTTGACTCTCTCGGTAGTATGATCAATGGAAATAATTTCTCTCAAAAGG CTAGCTCCTGGTGGCGCTCTTGGCTCATCCTATAG
- the LOC105780863 gene encoding probable plastid-lipid-associated protein 4, chloroplastic, producing MALTSSSSSSAITALLKPHLQLSNEPIISFSPSFFTLSSKPLLSSSKPNVKINFFSSQTAVSLKWRTEASIFSGLFTKSKDIKTLKDELFDAIAPLDRGAEAAPEDQQRVDQIALELEALNEIKEPLKSNLLNGKWELLYTTSQSLLQTKRPKLLRPNGKIYQAINVDTLRAQNMETWPFFNQATANLVPINARRIAVKFDYFRIAGLIPIKSPGSGRGQLEITYLDEELRISRGNRENLFILKMVDPSYRVPL from the exons ATGGCTCTCACTTCTTCGTCTTCTTCTTCTGCCATTACTGCTCTGCTAAAACCTCATCTGCAACTTTCAAATGAGCCCatcatttctttttctccttccTTTTTCACCTTATCATCAAAACCACTTCTTTCATCATCCAAACCCAATGTGAAAATCAACTTTTTTTCATCACAAACTGCTGTTTCCCTCAAATGGAGGACTGAAGCTTCAATCTTTTCTGGGCTTTTCACCAAAAGCAAAGAcattaaaaccctaaaagatGAGCTTTTTGATGCTATAGCACCTCTTGATCGTGGAGCTGAAGCCGCCCCTGAGGATCAACAACGTGTGGATCAG ATAGCACTTGAACTCGAAGCTTTAAATGAGATAAAAGAGCCACTCAAATCCAACTTGTTGAATGGAAAATGGGAACTTTTATACACAACATCTCAGTCACTTTTGCAAACAAAG AGGCCAAAGTTATTGAGACCCAATGGAAAAATATACCAGGCAATCAACGTGGATACTCTCAGAGCTCAAAATATGGAAACTTGGCCTTTCTTTAATCAA GCCACTGCTAATTTAGTTCCTATAAATGCAAGAAGGATAGCTGTTAAATTCGACTATTTCAGAATCGCTGGTCTG ATACCGATTAAGTCACCTGGAAGCGGCCGTGGTCAGTTGGAGATTACATATTTGGATGAAGAGTTACG AATATCAAGAGGTAACAGAGAGAACTTGTTCATTTTGAAAATGGTTGATCCATCCTATCGAGTCCCTCTCTAG
- the LOC105780917 gene encoding basic blue protein, translating into MAQARGGAMAVAAATVVLCLLLSHFELAQAATYTVGGTGGWAFNVAGWTKDKRFKAGDTLVFKYNPSIHNVVAVNRAGYSSCTTPKGAKVYQSGKDQIKLVKGQNYFICNYSGHCQAGMKIAVTAA; encoded by the exons atggCTCAGGCAAGAGGCGGTGCAATGGCGGTGGCAGCGGCGACGGTGGTGCTCTGCTTGTTGCTGAGCCACTTTGAGTTGGCTCAAGCAGCAACGTATACTGTTGGTGGAACCGGTGGTTGGGCCTTTAACGTGGCTGGTTGGACCAAAGATAAGCGTTTTAAGGCTGGTGATACACTTG TATTCAAATACAACCCATCAATCCACAATGTGGTAGCTGTAAACAGGGCCGGTTACAGTTCATGCACAACCCCAAAAGGTGCTAAAGTTTACCAGTCCGGCAAGGATCAAATCAAGCTTGTCAAAGGCCAAAATTATTTCATCTGCAACTATTCTGGACATTGTCAAGCTGGCATGAAAATAGCAGTCACTGCTGCTTAG
- the LOC105778913 gene encoding uncharacterized protein LOC105778913 gives MAKGSKGRRGIAFRQVRPTPYSFTSHNENISGDFYSKKCSKALGKNDWEDATCSVCMECPHNAVLLLCSSHDNGCRPYMCGTSFRYSNCLDQYKKFYTKVVSSNEEEPLFSSIDTPVLAPGSGWPVEKSEVTELACPLCRGQVKGWTVVEPAREYLNSKKRSCMQDDCTFVGTFKELRKHMRLDHPCAQPREVDPTLEQKWRRLVRERERDDVISTIRSTMPGSMVYGDYVIEGNHHGFETDEEEDGQNGGFEASLDSNFVNFFLLLHAFGSSGNDLGSIRPRQPTHAADENAEPINLSDQDDDDNDDDDDGGNIALVSRLGRRSGNRQTGR, from the coding sequence ATGGCAAAAGGTAGCAAAGGACGACGTGGAATTGCTTTCCGGCAAGTCCGGCCAACCCCGTACTCATTTACCTCACATAATGAAAACATTTCAGGggatttttactcaaaaaaatgTTCCAAAGCTTTGGGTAAGAATGATTGGGAAGACGCGACTTGTTCTGTTTGTATGGAGTGCCCTCACAATGCCGTGCTTCTTCTCTGCTCGTCCCATGACAATGGTTGCCGTCCTTACATGTGTGGAACTAGCTTCCGATACTCGAACTGTCTCGATCAATACAAAAAGTTCTACACTAAAGTAGTCTCATCCAATGAGGAAGAACCTTTGTTTAGTTCCATTGATACTCCGGTCTTGGCACCAGGTTCTGGCTGGCCCGTCGAGAAGAGTGAAGTAACGGAACTCGCATGTCCACTTTGTAGGGGTCAAGTGAAAGGATGGACAGTAGTGGAACCTGCAAGGGAATatctaaattctaaaaagaGAAGCTGCATGCAGGATGACTGCACTTTCGTCGGGACTTTTAAAGAACTAAGGAAACACATGAGATTGGATCATCCATGTGCTCAACCACGAGAAGTGGACCCTACTCTCGAACAAAAATGGAGGAGGCTTGTACGGGAACGGGAACGGGATGATGTGATCAGCACCATAAGGTCAACAATGCCAGGGTCAATGGTTTATGGTGATTATGTAATAGAAGGAAATCACCATGGTTTCGAGACAGATGAAGAAGAGGATGGTCAGAATGGAGGTTTCGAAGCAAGTTTGGATAGTAATTTCGTGAATTTCTTTCTTCTGCTGCATGCATTCGGGTCATCCGGGAACGACCTTGGTAGTATACGACCAAGGCAGCCTACACATGCAGCTGATGAGAATGCTGAACCCATCAATTTATCTGATCAAGATGACGACgacaatgatgatgatgatgatggaggCAATATTGCTTTGGTTAGCCGCCTCGGCCGACGTTCAGGCAATAGACAAACAGGAAGGTAA
- the LOC105778914 gene encoding uncharacterized protein LOC105778914, with protein sequence MDRYQKVEKPKADTPINENELRITAQGRMRNYISYAITLLQDKGANEIVLKATGRAINKTVMIAELIKRRIAGLHQNTSTGSIDITDTWEPLEEGLLPLETTRHVSIITITLSKKELDSSSIGYQPPIPADQVKPSAEFEDNEGGHINGGTVEHRNGGWDGGRGYGGRGRGRGRGRGRGFRGRGRGYGGGNMQRDSGYYNGNGPSGPLPAQGRGRGRGRGRGRGGGRGQGFTPDGPFQKGA encoded by the exons atggaCCGGTACCAAAAGGTAGAGAAGCCTAAAGCTGATACACCCATAAACGAGAATGAACTGAGGATTACAGCTCAAGGGAGGATGAGGAATTATATTTCTTACGCCATCACTCTGCTtcag GACAAAGGTGCTAATGAGATTGTGCTTAAAGCCACTGGTAGAGCTATCAACAAGACTGTCATGATTGCTGAATTAATTAag AGGAGGATTGCTGGTCTTCATCAAAACACATCGACGGGATCGATAGACATAACTGACACATGGGAACCGCTGGAAGAAGGCCTTCTTCC CCTAGAAACCACACGCCATGTTTCGATAATCACTATTACTTTGTCTAAGAAAGAGCTTGATTCGTCTTCAATAGG ATATCAGCCTCCGATCCCGGCTGATCAAGTAAAGCCGTCAGCTGAGTTCGAGGACAATGAAGGAG GCCATATCAATGGTGGCACGGTGGAGCACAGGAATGGAGGATGGGATGGTGGGCGAGGCTATGGAGGAAGAGGTCGAGGTCGAGGTCGTGGTAGGGGACGTGGTTTCCGAGGGCGTGGAAGAGGGTATGGTGGTGGAAATATGCAACGGGACTCAGGATATTACAATGGTAATGGTCCATCAGGACCATTGCCTGCCCAGGGTCGTG GTCGTGGACGAGGTCGAGGAAGGGGACGTGGAGGCGGTCGTGGTCAGGGTTTCACACCCGATGGTCCATTCCAGAAAGGTGCTTGA
- the LOC105778911 gene encoding WAT1-related protein At1g25270 — protein MFATAVMVPLALLFERKSLKKFNRKVLLQAFLCGLFGGSLVQNLYLQSLVHTSATFVAAIVNLAPAFTFILAICFKMEKLAIKTSAGKAKVCSTLIGIGGAMIFIFYKGIDVNIWSTDVNILKHHHQQVPSYHGTGQFIIGAFLGLLSCVSFCLWLIIQAKMSMGFPYLYSSTALMCLMGSIQGALYAVCTVRDWNQWKLGWNVRLLAVAYVGTMGSALFVFLISWAVRLKGPLYAATFNPLGLVLVAVVGSLLLDEKLHLGSIIGGLMIICGVYMVLWGRAKEMKQQTQESNETVEDEQEHEGTETPVIILD, from the exons ATGTTTGCCACCGCTGTCATGGTTCCGCTTGCTCTTCTTTTTGAAAG gAAGAgcttgaaaaaatttaatagaaaagtACTGCTTCAAGCGTTTCTTTGTGGATTATTTGG AGGATCATTGGTTCAAAACTTGTACCTGCAAAGCTTGGTGCATACATCTGCAACATTTGTTGCAGCCATCGTCAACCTTGCTCCAgcctttacttttattttggccatttgtttCAA GATGGAGAAACTAGCAATAAAAACAAGTGCCGGGAAAGCCAAAGTGTGTAGCACTTTAATAGGAATAGGTGGAGcgatgatatttatattttataaaggtATAGACGTAAACATCTGGTCAACagatgtaaatattttaaagcatCATCATCAACAAGTACCTTCATATCATGGCACCGGTCAATTTATTATCGGTGCTTTTTTGGGTCTTTTGAGCTGCGTTTCTTTCTGTTTGTGGTTGATCATTCAG GCTAAAATGAGTATGGGGTTCCCTTACTTGTATTCAAGCACTGCTTTGATGTGTTTGATGGGATCAATACAAGGAGCTTTGTATGCTGTTTGTACTGTGAGGGATTGGAATCAATGGAAACTTGGATGGAACGTTAGGCTTCTAGCTGTTGCTTATGTG GGAACCATGGGATCTGCTCTGTTCGTGTTCTTGATATCATGGGCTGTTCGGTTGAAGGGACCATTGTATGCAGCTACATTCAATCCATTGGGGCTTGTGCTTGTTGCTGTTGTGGGATCTTTATTACTTGATGAAAAGCTGCATTTAGGAAG CATCATAGGGGGATTAATGATAATATGTGGGGTATATATGGTGCTATGGGGCAGAGCCAAAGAGATGAAGCAACAAACACAGGAGTCAAATGAAACAGTAGAAGATGAACAAGAGCATGAAGGAACCGAAACTCCTgtaataattttagattaa